The Rhizobium sp. BG4 genomic sequence CGACGAGATCCATGTCCTCGGTTTCGAGCTTGACGAGCGCATCCGAGCGCTTGGCGGCTTCGTCCAGAAGCGCAAACTCCTCATCGGTAAAGCCGGCAGCCTTCATCTCGTCGCGCGAAGAGATGGTCGGGCCGTCCGGGCGAGGTTTGGCATCGCCGCCGGCCACGAAATCCCAGTAAATTCGCTGGTATTCCTCGGGGCGAGGACGCGTGCCGTTGCGGATCTCGATGACGGCGTTCTACTGATCCTTGAAGGACTTGTCGCCGGTCTCCGCATAGGTGCGGACCATGCGCGTCAGATCATCGGACGACTGCCGGAAATTGTCGGCAAGAATGTAGGATTTATACTTTTGATTATAGGCGCCGCTGATGTCCTCGGCGGCCTTGTCATAACTCCAGAGACTGGCCATCAGGCCAGCCATGGCGAGGCCGGTGACGGCGGCCAGGCCAATAAATTGCGTCTTGATTTTCATGATGACGATTTCCTGGCGTAGATGTGCCTTTGCGCCGCAATCATCGCGGACGCGGGAAGTCATTCTGCGCTGACGTTGTGTCTCGACCTCATTGTCGGGGGCAGCGAAAACGTAAGTTAATGATGGTTAGCGAATGGATAATTACGAATATAAGAAATGATCTTCTATTAATGCTAACGACACCGGCAATAGTATTACTGATTGAACTTTAAATATATATCCAATCTAATTCAGTTGTTATTAATATGCTGGGAAGCACTTCTGAATAATCAATCTTAAGTAGAATTTGCGCAGAATTTTCCGGACAAGAAACTCTCTGCGATAACTTTTCCGAACCTTCAGCCTTGGCTCACCGGGTGCTGGCCGCAGTCAGAGAGGACTCGTCGCGGATCGCGCTCGGGTGTAGATTCTCGCGATCGGTGTCGTAGCGCGCCGGAGAGCGTGCAGCACCGTTGAATCGTAAACAGATTTATGGAGATGCTCTCTTCACCGAGAGCATTTCAGCGCGCGCGCCTGCTTCATTTCTGGGGCGCACCCAATCCACCTCACAACCGCACAAGGCCGCAGCTCGCGGCCCGCGGCTATGTCAGCTCACGCAAACACCATCATCTGCGGCGGAACAGCCGCGAGCATGCCGGCGCGGCGCGCGACGGCGTATTTGAGGGACTGCTCGACGACGGCGGGCATGACGGGTTTGCTGACGACGCCGAGGGCGCCCTTGACGCCGTCGGCGACGGTTTCGGGGTTGCCGGTCATGAAGACCACGGTGATGCCGTGCTCTTCAGCAAGGCGGCGGCCGATCTCGGGGCCGGTTGCGCCATCGGACAGGTTGACATCGACGAAGGCAACATCGGCAAGCGGCGCAAGCTGCAGCGCCTGCTCCTTGTTGGTCGCGAGGCCCGCGACTTCCATACCCATGTTTTCGACCGTCGCTTCCAGATCGAGCGCGATCAGGAACTCGTCTTCTACAATCAATACTCTCTGGTTCATAACGTTATCCCGCAGCCATTTACGCACAACATTGATGGCCATGACGCCCTCTTCCGTTAACCCAAGCACGCGAAAGAACTTCGTTTCAAAGGGTTGTGGCCCGCGAAACTTGACGAGATAACGAGGTCGAAAAGGATATGTTCCGGCCCGGGACGTATTTTTTGAACTTAACCCATTGTTAACGTTGATAAAACACTAACATCGCTTAAGTCTTTGAAATAAAAGGCGGCTCGAGCGGCCGCCTCTATGCTTATCCACAGGCCGGCGTTACTCAGCCCTTGGCCTTCAGCACCAGCACGGGATCTTCCCTGTATGCTGCCGGAAAGACCTGCTTCAGATTTTCGATCTTCGACAGATCGTTATAGACGATATAGGGATAGGTCGGGTTCAGCGTCAGGAAATCCTGGTGATAGCGCTCGGCCGGGTAGAAGCCGTTGAACTCCGAAACCTTGGTGACGATCAGGTGCGGGAAGACCTTCGCCTGATTGAGCTGCGAGATATAGCTCTCGGCGACCTTGCGCTGTTCCGGGCTCTCGACGAACAGTGCCGAGCGGTATTGCGTGCCGCGATCCGGCCCCTGGAAATTCAGCTGCGTCGGGTTGTGCGCCACGGAGAAGAAGATCTGCAGCAGCTGGCCGTAGCTGACCTGCTTGGGATCGAAGGTGACCTCGACGGATTCGGCATGGCCGGTCGAGCCGGTGCTGACGGTCTCATAGTCGGCCGTCGCCTTGTCGCCGCCGGAATAGCCCGAGACCGCGCTCTTCACGCCCTTCACATGCTGGAAGACACCCTGCACACCCCAGAAGCAGCCGCCGGCAAAGACCGCCTTCTCGGTGGCGGGTGCGGCCGTCTCGTCGACGGTCGGTTTTGGAATGACGACGGCATCTTCCGCGGCGATTGCCGAGCCACAGGCAAAGAGCGAAATGGCCGCCAGTGCAGCGAGCCTTCCTGTCGAAAATACGCTCATGAGAACACCTCTACGAATGGGCTGTTCCCATCGTGTCGAAAGCTGCAAAAAGGCGCAATTCAAAAGGACTTATCTCACGCGGAAGTGACAATGGGATGGCGGCCTCTGTACGAAAGCGGGACACCGCATAAGTTGTGTTGACAATGGCGGCGGCCCGGCCAAAAGTGCACGCCGATCAGCGCCAGCCGACCGGGGGGACTTGATGTCTGTACGCTCGTTTTTCGCCTTCGCCGCCATCGCCTTGTCTGCATTTGCAATCAGCATTCCGGCCACGGCCGCAGACAAGAAGCGCGATATCCAGACGATCAAGGACGCCGATTTCTTCGGCTTCGATCTGAGGACCGAGCAGAATGTCTCGCTCGACCAGTGCAAGGCTTCCTGCATCGGCGACAAGAGCTGCAAGGCCTTCACCTATAATCCGAAGGTCCAGTGGTGCTTTCTGAAATCCGACTTCAAGACGATGAACGCCTTCCCGGGTGCGATCGCCGGGCGCATCGTCGAGACGACGGCCGCAGCCATTCCGCAGGAGCCGGATCTCGGCGCTGCCCCGCGCCTCAATTTCCTCTCCGCTGACGTCATCCAGCAGGCCCGCGACTACAAGACCAACAACGAGCTGACCGAGGCCCAGGAGGGCCAGTCGGTCGACAACCTGACGGCAACCGCCCGTCTCGACCTGACCGCCAACAATCTCGCGGCTGCGCTGGAATCCTTCCACGGCGCGCTGGCGCTCACCCCTGACGATGGCGATCTCTGGCTGGAGACGGCGCGCGCCGCGAATTCGCTCGGCGGCACGGACAGCCAGGTCTTCGGCCAGGCGCAGCTCGATGCGCTGAACGCCTATAATCTGACGCGCACCGCGACCAAGCGCGCCGATGCGCTGGCAGTGCTCGCGACCTCGCTCGCCAAGAACTCCAACTATCGCGCAGCCCTCAACGCCTACAAGGCAAGCCTGGCGCTCGTCAGCGCCAAGGATGTCAACGACGCCTATCTGAAGCTGAAGGCCGAGCAGGGTTTCCGCATCACCGAGCATAATGTCGATGCCGACAGCGCCACGCCGCGCGCCTGCGTCACCTTCTCGGAATCGCTGGTGAAGACCACCGACTATACGCCCTTCGTGACGCTGAACGGCCAGGCGCCGAAGGCGCTCGAAGCCAAGGACAAGCAGATCTGCGTCGAAGGCCTCGTCCACGGCGAGAATTACAAGCTGGTCTTCCGCTCCGGCCTGCCGTCCTCGGTCGACGAGGTGCTGGAAGCGCCTGTCAGCCTCGACATCTATGTCAAGGATCGCAGCCAGACCGTGCGCTTCACCGGCGACAGCTTCGTGCTGCCGTCGACGGCGCGCCGCGGCATTCCGCTGGTCTCCGTCAACATCCAGTCGGCGGCCCTGAAGCTTTACCGCATCGGCGATCGCGGCATCGCACCGCTGCTGACCAGCTCGCAGTTCCTGACCCAGCTCGACGGCTACAGCGCCCAGCGCATCGAGGATGAAAGCGGCGAACTCGTCTGGCAGGGTTCGATTGATATCGCCAACGACCTCAACAAGGATGTGGTGACAAGCTTCCCGGTCGATGAAGCGCTACCGCAGCGGAAGCCGGGCGTCTACGTGCTGATCGCTTCGCCGGCCAATGCGCCCGCGAACGAGTGGGACAGCAAGGCGACGCAGTGGTTCGTCGTCTCCGATGTCGGCATCACCACCTATGCCGGAACCGACGGCCTCAACGTCTTCACCCGCTCGCTGGCATCGGCCAAGCCGATCGCGGGCGTCGAACTGACGCTGCTTGCCAAGAACAACGAGGTGCTCGGCACCGCGAAGACTGACGATAACGGCCGCGCCACCTTCACCGCCGGCCTGATGCGCGGCACGGCGGCGCTGACGCCCGCCGTCATTACCGCCAAGAACGGCGATTCCGATTACGTCTTCCTCGACATGACGCGTGCAGGCTTCGATCTCTCGGATCGCGGCGTCACCGGCCGCGCCTCGCCGGGCGCAATCGACATCATGACCTTCACCGAGCGCGGCATCTATCGCGCCGGCGAGACCGTGCATGCCTCGGCGCTGGCCCGCGATACCGACGGCAAGGCGATCGAAAACCTGCCGCTCACCTTCGTCTTCCTGCGTCCTGACGGCGTCGAGGATCGCCGGATCATCAAGGAGACCAGCGATCTCGGCGGCTATACCGTCGATCTGCCGGTGCAGCAGAACGCCATGCGCGGCACCTGGACGATGAACATCTATACCGATCCCAAGGGCGAGGCGATCGGCACCAAGAGCTTCCTGGTGGATGATTTCGTGCCTGACCGGACCGACATGGAGCTGAAGACAGAGGCCAAGGAGATCGGCCCGGATACGCCGGCGACGATCGAGATCAACGGCAAATATCTCTATGGCGCACCGGCCGCAGGCCTGACGCTCGAAGGCGATGTCGTCATCAAGCCGACCCGCGAGAGCGCCGCCTTCCCCGGCTATTTCTTCGGCCTTGCCGATGAGGAAGCCTCGGAAGAGAACCGCCAGACGATCGAGGGCCTGCCTGAGCTCGACGAGAACGGGCAAGCATCGACGGATCTGACCGTCGGCGATCTACCGGCCACGACGCAGCTTTTGAATGCCACCGTCTATATCCGCATGCAGGAACAGGGCGGTCGGGCGCTGGAGCGTTCGCTGGTCATCCCGGTCAAGAACCAGGGACCGATGATCGGCATCAAGCCGGAATTCTCCGGTGACGTCGCCGAGAATTCGACCGCCTCCTTCAACATCATCGGCACCACTGCCGAGGGCCAGAAGCAGGACATGAAGGGCCTGCGCTGGAAATTCTACAATCTCGAGCGCGAGTACCAGTGGTACCGCGACGGCACCGCCTGGAAATACGAGCCCGCCTATAACGCCCGCCAGGTCGCCGACGGCGTGATCGATGCGGGAGCTGATGGCGGGAAGATTTCCGTGCCGGTCGGCTGGGGCCGCTATCGCCTCGAAGTCGAAAGCCCGGATGCCGACGGCCCGACCTCGAGCTTCGAATTCGATGCCGGCTGGTTCGTCGAGACGACCTCGACGGAAACGCCGGATGGCCTCGAAATCGCCCTCGACAAGGACAGCTA encodes the following:
- a CDS encoding response regulator, which encodes MAINVVRKWLRDNVMNQRVLIVEDEFLIALDLEATVENMGMEVAGLATNKEQALQLAPLADVAFVDVNLSDGATGPEIGRRLAEEHGITVVFMTGNPETVADGVKGALGVVSKPVMPAVVEQSLKYAVARRAGMLAAVPPQMMVFA
- the msrA gene encoding peptide-methionine (S)-S-oxide reductase MsrA is translated as MSVFSTGRLAALAAISLFACGSAIAAEDAVVIPKPTVDETAAPATEKAVFAGGCFWGVQGVFQHVKGVKSAVSGYSGGDKATADYETVSTGSTGHAESVEVTFDPKQVSYGQLLQIFFSVAHNPTQLNFQGPDRGTQYRSALFVESPEQRKVAESYISQLNQAKVFPHLIVTKVSEFNGFYPAERYHQDFLTLNPTYPYIVYNDLSKIENLKQVFPAAYREDPVLVLKAKG
- a CDS encoding alpha-2-macroglobulin family protein; this translates as MSVRSFFAFAAIALSAFAISIPATAADKKRDIQTIKDADFFGFDLRTEQNVSLDQCKASCIGDKSCKAFTYNPKVQWCFLKSDFKTMNAFPGAIAGRIVETTAAAIPQEPDLGAAPRLNFLSADVIQQARDYKTNNELTEAQEGQSVDNLTATARLDLTANNLAAALESFHGALALTPDDGDLWLETARAANSLGGTDSQVFGQAQLDALNAYNLTRTATKRADALAVLATSLAKNSNYRAALNAYKASLALVSAKDVNDAYLKLKAEQGFRITEHNVDADSATPRACVTFSESLVKTTDYTPFVTLNGQAPKALEAKDKQICVEGLVHGENYKLVFRSGLPSSVDEVLEAPVSLDIYVKDRSQTVRFTGDSFVLPSTARRGIPLVSVNIQSAALKLYRIGDRGIAPLLTSSQFLTQLDGYSAQRIEDESGELVWQGSIDIANDLNKDVVTSFPVDEALPQRKPGVYVLIASPANAPANEWDSKATQWFVVSDVGITTYAGTDGLNVFTRSLASAKPIAGVELTLLAKNNEVLGTAKTDDNGRATFTAGLMRGTAALTPAVITAKNGDSDYVFLDMTRAGFDLSDRGVTGRASPGAIDIMTFTERGIYRAGETVHASALARDTDGKAIENLPLTFVFLRPDGVEDRRIIKETSDLGGYTVDLPVQQNAMRGTWTMNIYTDPKGEAIGTKSFLVDDFVPDRTDMELKTEAKEIGPDTPATIEINGKYLYGAPAAGLTLEGDVVIKPTRESAAFPGYFFGLADEEASEENRQTIEGLPELDENGQASTDLTVGDLPATTQLLNATVYIRMQEQGGRALERSLVIPVKNQGPMIGIKPEFSGDVAENSTASFNIIGTTAEGQKQDMKGLRWKFYNLEREYQWYRDGTAWKYEPAYNARQVADGVIDAGADGGKISVPVGWGRYRLEVESPDADGPTSSFEFDAGWFVETTSTETPDGLEIALDKDSYKVGETAKLKVTSRYGGELMVAAGTENLVAVQNATMGETGGEVDIPVTAEWGAGAYVTATLFRPGDSQDNHMPMRSIGIKWLKVDPEQRALQVKVDAPEKMLPRGPLNISLAVAGAGANEDAYVTVAAVDVGILNLTRYEAPNPEDWYFGQRQLGLEIRDLYGRLIDGSLGATGKLRTGGDGGAVALSASPPTQKLVAFFSGPVKLDAEGKANVSFDIPQFNGTARIMAVAWSKDGVGHGVKDVIIRDPVVVTASLPKFLAPGDKAELRLDIANTDAPAGDFKVAISGNDAVGVDAASASKAIHLDAGAKSDLTLAVIGKRPGQGSVSINLSDASGLSLDQTVDVPVRPAALPVTERRVIALKPGASLTIDKELLADSVLPGASVSVNVTRSAAFDIPAMLMTLDRYPFGCAEQTTSRAMPLLYLGELAKQNGLKDDAEIKKRVQDAIYRVLSYQASAGSFGLWGPDSGDLWLDSYVTDFLTRAREEKYDVPDRALVQALENLQNALSYDVNVKTQGDEIAYALYVLARNKKAAISDLRYYADTMINDFPTPLAKAHIAAALALYGDATRSKNIFVDALQMTETSMIQRVNLSRTDYGSILRDGAAILALAAESRPVPPVIPELAKAVAKEFNRSKWTSTQEQAWMLLAARAIQSGDDALKVDVNGAEHSGAYMATMTGDTLMTNPLTLKSATSDAVSAVVTTVAAPVSPLPAGGDGFAIERSYYTLDGEEANVSEAKQNERYVVVLHVTESNDWPSRIVITDLLPAGFQIDNPSLVDSAQLTNFDWIGEQTAAHTEFRDDRFVAAFNRSEGDNREINVAYVVRAVTPGTYDHPAAVVEDMYRPQLSARTAMGKMEVVAAQ